A genomic window from Caballeronia sp. SBC1 includes:
- a CDS encoding 3-hydroxyacyl-CoA dehydrogenase NAD-binding domain-containing protein, which produces MAVDYTTRDGIAVITLNNPPVNGLGFSTRLGIVEGVEKAQTDASVSAIVIIGAGKAFSGGADITEFNTPKATQEPTLHTVIKVVEGSAKPVVAAIHSVAMGGGLELALGAHYRVASAGAQIALPEVKLGILPGAGGTQRLPRAVGLETALNMIVSGAPVMSEKLAGTSLFDQMAQGDLLDEAVKFAQKVGTQNGPHPKVRDRKIDHPNAEGFIQFARNGVTPLAKNFPAPLKCIDAVEAGVKLGFDKGLAVERECFMALVQTPESRALRHAFFGERAASKIPDVPSSTPVRKIERVGVIGAGTMGGGIAMNFVNAGLPVTLLETKQEALDRGLATIRKNYESAVKKGRLTAEKLEERMALITPTLSYDALSDADLIIEAVFEELGVKEQVFSKLDQVAKKGAILASNTSTLDVDKIAAFTKRPEDVVGMHFFSPANVMKLLEVVRGAKTSKDVLATVMQLAKKIKKTAVVSGVCDGFIGNRMIEQYLRQALFMLEEGALPAQVDRAIEKFGFAMGPFRMSDLAGNDIGWAIRKRRYQEKPDLKYSKIADRLCETGRFGQKTGAGWYDYKAGDRTAHPSKIVDEMIVAYSKEQGVTRRKISDDEIVERLVFALVNEGALILEEGIASKASDIDMVYLTGYGFPLYRGGPMLYADTVGLYNVERAMRKYGAQANGDAWQPAARVAELAAEGRGFNS; this is translated from the coding sequence ATGGCAGTGGACTACACGACTCGCGACGGCATCGCCGTTATCACGCTGAACAATCCGCCGGTGAACGGCCTTGGATTCTCTACGCGGCTTGGCATTGTCGAGGGCGTTGAAAAAGCGCAGACGGACGCCTCGGTCAGTGCGATCGTGATCATCGGCGCGGGCAAGGCGTTTTCCGGTGGCGCCGACATCACCGAATTCAACACGCCCAAGGCAACTCAGGAACCCACGCTGCACACGGTCATCAAGGTCGTTGAAGGAAGCGCCAAGCCTGTCGTGGCCGCAATCCACAGCGTGGCAATGGGCGGCGGCCTCGAACTGGCGCTGGGCGCGCATTATCGGGTGGCATCGGCGGGAGCGCAGATCGCGTTGCCCGAAGTCAAGCTCGGCATCCTGCCGGGCGCAGGCGGCACGCAGCGCTTGCCGCGCGCGGTCGGGCTGGAAACTGCGCTGAACATGATCGTGTCGGGTGCGCCGGTGATGTCGGAGAAACTGGCTGGCACGAGCTTGTTCGATCAAATGGCGCAAGGCGATCTGCTCGACGAAGCCGTCAAATTCGCGCAGAAAGTCGGCACGCAAAACGGCCCGCATCCGAAGGTTCGCGATCGAAAGATCGACCATCCGAACGCCGAGGGTTTTATCCAGTTCGCGCGCAACGGCGTCACGCCGCTGGCGAAGAACTTCCCGGCACCACTCAAATGTATCGATGCGGTGGAAGCCGGCGTGAAGCTCGGTTTCGATAAAGGCCTGGCCGTCGAACGAGAATGTTTTATGGCGCTGGTGCAGACGCCTGAAAGCCGCGCGCTGCGGCACGCGTTCTTCGGCGAACGCGCGGCGAGCAAGATTCCCGATGTGCCTTCGAGCACCCCGGTGCGCAAGATCGAACGCGTTGGCGTGATTGGCGCAGGGACGATGGGCGGCGGCATCGCCATGAATTTCGTCAACGCGGGCCTGCCGGTGACCCTGCTTGAAACGAAGCAGGAAGCGCTCGATCGTGGCCTTGCCACCATCCGCAAGAACTACGAAAGTGCTGTCAAGAAGGGTCGTTTGACGGCGGAGAAACTGGAAGAGCGCATGGCGCTGATTACGCCCACGCTTTCCTACGACGCACTCAGTGATGCCGACCTGATCATCGAAGCAGTGTTCGAAGAACTCGGCGTGAAAGAGCAGGTATTTTCGAAACTCGATCAGGTCGCGAAGAAGGGGGCAATCCTGGCATCGAATACGTCCACGCTCGACGTCGACAAGATTGCCGCGTTCACCAAGCGTCCCGAAGACGTGGTCGGCATGCACTTCTTCAGCCCGGCGAACGTCATGAAGCTGCTGGAAGTCGTGCGTGGCGCGAAGACGTCGAAAGACGTGCTCGCCACGGTCATGCAACTCGCCAAGAAGATCAAGAAGACAGCCGTGGTGTCGGGCGTCTGCGATGGTTTTATCGGCAACCGGATGATCGAGCAGTATCTGCGTCAAGCGCTGTTCATGCTTGAAGAAGGCGCGTTGCCGGCGCAAGTGGATCGTGCGATCGAAAAATTCGGCTTCGCTATGGGACCGTTCCGCATGAGCGATCTCGCGGGCAATGACATTGGCTGGGCGATCCGCAAGCGCCGTTATCAAGAGAAGCCAGATCTGAAGTATTCGAAGATCGCGGACCGCTTGTGCGAGACCGGGCGCTTCGGACAAAAGACCGGCGCGGGTTGGTACGACTACAAGGCCGGCGATCGTACGGCGCATCCGTCGAAGATCGTCGACGAGATGATTGTTGCGTATTCGAAGGAGCAAGGTGTCACGCGGCGCAAGATCTCCGACGACGAGATTGTCGAACGGCTGGTGTTCGCGCTCGTCAACGAAGGCGCGCTGATCCTGGAGGAAGGGATTGCATCGAAGGCGTCGGACATCGACATGGTCTACCTGACCGGCTACGGTTTCCCGCTGTATCGCGGCGGACCGATGCTGTATGCGGATACGGTCGGCCTGTACAACGTCGAACGCGCGATGC